A segment of the Clostridia bacterium genome:
AACTGGACAGGGAGTACCCATCTGCGCGCGTGGCCTTTGAGTTCCAGGGCTCGCAGCATCTCGTCATAGGCGGGCCCTACGCTCACACCCAGGAGGAGTATGCCAAGCAGGTCGACCGTGACAACATCAAGGCGGGCATATGTGTGCGAAACCGGTACCGGCTCATAGAGATCACCAAGGAAGATCTGACTCTCGATAGGATGATATCCAAGGTTCAAGGCGTGTTGCCGATCGCTTACTATCTCAAAGGAGGGCCAATAGAGGCAGCCCTTTCCGACATGAGCCGCGCGTACATAAGCTACACGCCGCCGAACTAGATGTAGAGATAGGCGGGCTTGTGAACCACCTCTGGTGGTCTCACTGAACTCACTAGGATCTCACTGATGCGAGCCGTGCGCGGCGCTCAAGCGCCGCGTTCCTTTATGTTCAGTCACGCGTCCAGCTACGCGCGTTGCGCCCACCGCGGACATCCCAGCACCAGCGATCCACTAACTACACTTAGTCGCGCCCCGACGGCGCGCCCTGGGGCCAGGCGGACTTTCCCACATTTGAGCGCGACCCGTCGCATACTCCTCACGGATGAGAATCCGCACCCGCCGTTTCGCCCAGAAATGAGAATACCGCCCCATCCCGTGCGCCGCAGCTCCACTTCAGCTCCACCGCAGCTCCACTTCAGCATGCGGGAGTCCGGTCGATATTCGTCAAACATGGAGGAATTCCGGGTGTCTGTGCGAACCCTCCAGCCGAGGGCTTCATTCTGGAATGGCCCGGTCCCGCTCTGCACGAGCGCATGTCGAGGTATGGGGGTGTAACCCAGATGAAGAAGATCTCCAGGGTTCTCGTCATGGCTGTCTGCCTGTCCATGGCCATCATGATGTCCGGCTGCACAGCATCGCCTGAGAAGACGGCTGAGAGATTCCTTGACGCAGTCAGGTCTCTCGACGCGACTGAAGCAGCCAAGTACGTGCTTGACGCAGACAACTCGGATCTGGTGGACCGGTTCTCGCCGGAAAGACTGGAGCAGGCCAAGTTCCTCAAACCGGTATTCGGCAGGATCACGTATCAGCTGCAGAAGCCCAGCGTTAGCAGTGGTGTGGCGACTGTTCCCGTGAGAATCACCTGCGTGGATGTGCCGAGAGTAATGGGAGGCGTAGTAACACAAGCGATCAGCGCGGCCTTCGCCTCAAGTTTCAGTGGCGAATCCCAGGACATGGACATCTACGTAGAGCAGCTGTTGGTGAATGCCGTCAATGACCCCAGTGCCCCAATGACCACAGTCGACACTGTCTTGCCGCTGAGGAAGGTCCACGGCAGATGGCTCCTCGCGTTCGACGATGAATCAGCCGACGCCTTCCTAAACGCCGTAACGGGCAACCTTGGGAAGGCCCTCGACCTGTGAGGGCCCCCCATTTCCTCGAAGTGGTTGCACCGGTCAAACTGCCTCGTCATACGCCCCGGCGAACTGGCTGTTGTACAACTCGTAATAGAAGCCGCGCTTCGCAATGAGACTCTCATGATTACCCTGCTCAACGATGCGGCCGCTGTTCATCACAAGGATGGTGTCGGCGTGGCGGACCGTAGATAGCCGGTGAGCGATGACGAAGCTAGTTCGGTCCTTCATCAGCCTGGCCATTGCTTTCTGAATCAGCACCTCGGTACGGGTGTCGACCGAGCTTGTCGCCTCGTCGAGGATCAGTATCTCGGGATCGGCGAGGAACGCTCGGGCAATGGTGAGCAACTGCCTCTGCCCCTGTGAGATATTGGACGCATCATCGCCTAGCTGGGTGTTGTACCCATCGGGCAGGGTCTTCACGAAGTGCTCAACGTACGCGGCCCGGGCCGCGCCCGCAATCTGCTCATCGGTGGCGTTCTCGCGACCGTACGCAATATTGTCCCGAATACTTCCATCAAACAGCCAAGTGTCCTGGAGCACCATTCCGAATATGCTTCGAAGGCCGTCGCGGGTCATGTCGCGGATGTCGATGCCGTCAATGGTGATGCTGCCGCCATCGATCTCGTAGAAGCGCATGAGCAAGTTGACCAGCGTTGTCTTGCCGGCTCCTGTCGGACCGACGATGGCCACCGTCTGCCCGGGTTTCACGTCAAGGTCCATGGCATCGATGAGCGGAACTTCGGGCTTGTATCGGAATGACACATTGTCGAACACCACATGACCTCGCACATCCTTGAGAACCACGGGATTGGCAGTATCGGGGATCTCCTCCTCCTCATCGAGCAGTTCGAACACGCGCTCGGCCGATGCGACAGCAGACTGCAGGACGTTCATGATGCTTGCCGTCTGAGTAATCGGCTGAGTGAACTGCCTTGAATACTGAATGAACGCCTGGACATCCCCTAGTGAGATGGCGCCGTTTGCCACTCGGATACCTCCGATAACGCAGACCGCCACGTAGTTAAGATTGTTGATGAACTGCATGGCCGGCTGGATAATGCCGGATATGAACTGGGCATCAGAACCCGCCTTGTACAGGCGTTCATTTTCCTTGTCAAATGCCTCAATTGCCTCCTGCTGACGGTTGAACACTTTGACGATTCTGTGGCCCGTATACATCTCCTCGATGTGCCCGTTGAGCTTGCCGGTGCTGTCCCACTGGGCGGTGAACTTCTTCTGGGAGCGCTTGGCAATCGCAATCGCGATGGCTACACTCATAGGCACTGTGCCCAATGCAATTGCAGCAAGCAGCGGACTGATGGAGAACATCATGATCAACACGCCGATGACCGTAAGCAGCGCGGTGATGAGCTGGCTCATGCTCTGTTGAAGCGTGCTGCCAATGTTGTCCATGTCGTTCGTCACGCGGCTCAGGATTTCGCCGCGAGTATTGCTGTCATAGTACTTTAGGGGGAGCCTCGCCAGTTTGGCGTCCACCTCTTTGCGCAAGCCGTAAACGGTTTTCTGAGCGACGCCTGCCATGGTGTAGTGCTGCAGCCAGCCGAAGATGGCGCTCAGGACGTACACCCCCACAAGGATCAGCAGAATTCTCCCGATTGCGGGAAAGTCGACGCCAACCCCTGGCCTAATGCTCATCCGGGAGAGCATATCCGCCATCTGCTCATGCCCGCCTGCCCTGAGCATGCTGGCGGCCTGCTCCTGCGTAACCCCTGGCGGGAATCGTTTCCCGATGATGCCCTCAAAGAGAAGGTTGGTCGCTTTGCCGAGGATCTTGGGCCCTGCAATGCTGAAGATTACGCTGACGATGGCCATCGCAACGACAGCAGCAAGCCGCGCCCTATGCGGCTTTAGGTAGCGTGCAAGCCTTCTCAGCGACCCTTTGAAGTTCCTGGCCTTCTCCCCAGGCGCCATCCCGCCGTGGAAGCCAAAACCGCGTTGTGGACGCATGGGCCCTTTGTTCTCACTCATGCGATTTCCTCCTCTGAAAGCTGTGAATGCACGATCTCGCTATACACCTCACAGCGCTCCATCAGTTCCTGATGGGTCCCTATGCCGGCGATCATGCCATTGTCAAGCACGATAATGCGGTCGGAATTCATGATAGTGCTCACGCGCTGAGCAACGATGAACACGGTCGAATTCCTCACCACATCCCTTAGTGCTGCTCGAAGCTGAGCATCGGTCTTGAAGTCCAGAGCGGAGAAACTATCATCGAAGACATATATCTCAGGTCTTTTCACAAGTGCGCGGGCAATGGCCAGGCGCTGCTTCTGTCCGCCGGATAGGTTCGTGCCCCCCTGCGCGACAGGGGCTTGGAGCTGATCAGGCATCTCCGAAACGAAACCCTTGCCCTGAGCCACCTCAAGCGCATGCCAGAGTTCCTCGTCAGTGGCGTCCTCATTGCCATAGCGCAGGTTGCTTGCAACGGTCCCACTGAACAGGAACGCCTTCTGAGAGATGAAACCGATTCTCTCCCTCAACGCGTCCTGGCTCAATTCCCGGACGTCCACACCGTCCACCATCAAACTGCCGCCGGTGACATCGTATAAACGTGGAATCAGGTTGATCAATGTGGATTTCCCGCAGCCAGTGCCTCCGACGATGGCGACGACCTCTCCCGGCCGGCCCGAGAACGAAATGGCCTTGAGCACGGGTGCCTCCGCGCCTGGGTAGGTGAACTCAACATCTCGGAATTCCACGGTTCCCTCAGTTGAACCGATCTCGACAGGCCTCTGCGGATCCTCAACAGACGGCTGCGTTTCCAGCACCGCCTGAATGCGCTGAGCCGATGCAACAGCGCGCGGAATCATGACAAACATGATCACGGCCATCATGACCGACATGAGGATCTGAATGGTGTAGGCCAGGAAGGCAGTCAGGTTTCCGATGGGCATGGCGCCGCTATCGACTCTGCGAGCGCCGAACCAGATGATGGCCGCTGCGGACAGATTCATGATCAGCATGAGCACCGGCATCATCAGGGCAAACATCCTGTTGATCTTCAGAGCAGTGGAGGTAAGATCCCTGTTTGCTTCGTCAAACCGCCTTGCCTCGTAGTCTGTTTTCACGAAGGCCCTGATCACACGCATTCCGCTGAGTTTCTCGCGCACGACCTGGTTCAGCCTGTCGATCTTGACTTGCATGGATTTGAACAGGGGCAATGCCCTGGCAGTGATGATGCCGATGATCACTCCCATGACCGGCACGATCACGATAATCGACGTGGAAAGGGGCACGTCCTGACGGAGCGACATGATGATGCCGCCAATACACATGATTGGAGCTGAGATCATCATGTTGAGGCCCAGAAGAACGACCATCTGCATTTGCTGCACGTCGTTGGTGTTGCGGGTGATGAGAGAAGGCGTGCCGAACTGATCGACCTCGGTCTGGGAGAAGCTCTGCACCTTCCGGAAAATGGCGCTGCGCACATCGCGACCGAAGGACATGGCCGTCCGAGAACCCCAGTAGATCGATATGATGGAGCAGCCGGCTAGCAGGAATGTGACCAGCAGCATGAAGCCCCCGGTTCTCAGGATGTGCCCGGTATCGCCCTTCGCGATGCCATTATTGATGATGTCGGCGTTGAGATCAGGCAGGTACAGATTGGAGATCGCCTGGATCAGGAGCAGAGCCATGACCAGTGTAAGCTGTTTCCAGTATGGTTTGAGGAATCTCAGTAGTCCCGTCATAGGCAATATGACACCTCTCATGTGGATAAATCAGAGCTTCTTGGATATGTTGGAGCTCAGGACACTTAGGAGCCTTTCGAACTCCAGTTGATCGTCTGCAGGCATTTGCCCAATGCCGATCTTGATGAAATCCGCGAGAACGAGATTCATCTCGTTCTGCAGTTTCCGGCCTGCTTCCGTCAGGTATATGCGGGTCAGCCGCTGATCATCATCATCGTTTCTTCGCGTAATGATGCCTGCCTTCTCCATTTTCTGCAGCATCACGGTAACAGTCGGCCGTGCAACATGCAGCCTCCGCGCCAAATCCCGCTGGGCAATGCCGTCATTCGAACTGATGATCCACAGGCATCCCACCTGCCCCGGATACACTTCCTTCTCAGACAGCATCTTGAACATCAGCTGACGGTGAAAGCGCATCGTCCGAAAGAGAACATGGAAAACCCGAAGCGAAACGGGATCCACGCCATCCAGCTCCACAAAGGGCATGTTCCCGCATTCTTCCGTATGCACCGCATGCACTCCTTTCACAGATGCTCATGTATATGTCGGCGCCTCGATAATTGCCATGCTAATAGATAGCATGCTAATCATCGACGCAGAGCATTGTAACGCTCTTCTGGAACAAGGTCAATAGCACGCCGCTTCTCTGTGTAGAGCGCCGCTTCTCATGCCGCTTCCCATGCCGCTTCCCAAAATCGTGCTGAAGGAAGCCTCATGGATTTTTGCTATTGTGTGCCTGGCGTTCCAAATCCAATACATAGTCCTGGATGCCATTTGCGCAGCTACCATACATTTTGACGTACATGCAGTACTACCTGAAACAACCGACTTGAGTTATCATGTGAATGGGAGGCAGCATCATCCACAGGTCGCAAAGGAGCATTAATAAATGAAGCAGAACCGCACCACCGCATTTGTTGCCTGCATTGTCGCTATGCTCGTTGCACTCGGTTCCAGCGCCATTCTTGCCTGCACCGACGTGGTAGTGGGCAAGAACGCTTCAGTCGACGGATCTACTATGACCTCTCACACGGTTGATGAAGGTGGCGGCCCCGGACCCCTTTACGATTGCCGAATCCGCGTTATACCTGGGAAGACCTACCCCGCCGGAAGCACTGTTCCGATCTATGATCAGCTTTGTGAAGTTGGACCAGACTCGCCTCTGAAGAAGGTTGGAGAGATACCTCAGGTAGAGAAGACCTATTCCTACATTCACGCAGCTTATCCTTTCATGAATGAACACGGCCTTGCGATTGGCGAGACTACAATATCGCAGCGTCCTGAGCTAACTCCGAGTGAGCGCGCGATCCTCACCATTGAGCAGCTTGAGGCCGTAGCGCTGCAGCGCTGCAAGACGGCCCGAGAGGCTATCAAACTCATCGGAGCACTTGCAGAGAAATACGGTTTCCAGTCTTCCTGCAGTGATATGGGAGAATGCATCACCCTCGTAGACGGTAAAGAGGCCTGGGTGCTCGAACTGTTCGGAGCTGGCCCGTTCTGGGTTCCCGAGAGTGGCAAGCCTGGCGCGACTTGGGCAGCCCGTCGCGTACCCGATGATGAAGTGTGCGTCGTGCCTAACGTCAGCCGCATCGGTGTTATAGATGAGACCAGCCCGGATTTCATCGTGTGCAAAGACTACAAGAGCATGGCCATTGAGAACGACTGGTACGACCCGAACTCCGGTAAGCCATTCAGCATTACCGAGGCATATACCGCGCCCACTGGCTACTGGTCTGCCGAGTCCATATGGACTCGCAACCGCCTGTGGTACATCTACAGCAGACTCTGCCCGTCCCAGGCGTGGGATCACGATGCCCCTCTGTCGTCGTACCCGTTCTCTGTGAAGGCGGAGAAAAAGGTGTCGGTGCAGGATATCATAGCATTCCAGAGAAGCACCTTTGAAGGCACCGAGAACTCACTTGCTGACCTGCCAGTGTGGTTCGTTCCCGATGGAAATGGCGGCAAGGTTAAGAGCCCGCTTGCGACGCCATTCATCAACGCTGACCTCGCTGCTCTTCTCGGGTTCACAAATGAGCGTCCAATCGCAAGATACAAGTGCGGGCATGGATGGGTGGCTCAGGTCAGAGACTTCGCCGCCGACCCAATTCGCACATGTCTGTGGTACTACAACGACAATCCCGCCAACTCGATCCATGTGCCGATCTATAACGGCGTGACCGAGTTGCCAGCATCGTGGGGCACATGCAATAAGGAACAGTACTCTCGGAACTCCGCATGGTGGGCTTTCGCCACGGTGGATCTCCTCGCGAGCGTCAGGTACCAGGATGCCGTCAAGGACATAGTGGCCGCACGTGAGCCTGTTGAGGCCAACTTCTTCGCGATGCAGCCGGTAGTGGAAAAGGTAGCTGGGGAACTCGCGGCCAAGGATCCTGCTGCTGCCAGCAGGTTCATCACAGACTACACCGCCATGTGCCTGACCCGCGCTGAAGCCCTGTATTGGGATCTCGCGGATCTGCTGTTCACGAAGTATAACAACAATAGATTCTAGTAACCCGCAGCCCTGAAGCGTTGCCCCAGAGCACACACGACCGTAGCAGTCGATATCTGAGCGTGAGATGACAGCTGCCCCCCATCATAACAAAGGGCCATTCCGCGGGAAACAGGTATGCTGTGCCCGCGGAATGGCCTTTTCAGTCACCTTTCTGTCGGCGGTAGGCAGCGCCTCGATGGCGCCTCGGTGGCGCCCCGATGGCGCCCCGATGACGCCTCGATGGCGCACGCCCTGGGACCGGACCGAGTTTCCCATTTTTGAGCACAGGCCGCCGGAAAATCCTCACGGATGAGAATCTGCACCCGCCGTTTCACTCAAAAATGAGAATCCCGGCGCCATCGCAGGCGACTGCTCGCCTGAACAAGCACAGGAGCAT
Coding sequences within it:
- a CDS encoding ABC transporter ATP-binding protein, with the translated sequence MSENKGPMRPQRGFGFHGGMAPGEKARNFKGSLRRLARYLKPHRARLAAVVAMAIVSVIFSIAGPKILGKATNLLFEGIIGKRFPPGVTQEQAASMLRAGGHEQMADMLSRMSIRPGVGVDFPAIGRILLILVGVYVLSAIFGWLQHYTMAGVAQKTVYGLRKEVDAKLARLPLKYYDSNTRGEILSRVTNDMDNIGSTLQQSMSQLITALLTVIGVLIMMFSISPLLAAIALGTVPMSVAIAIAIAKRSQKKFTAQWDSTGKLNGHIEEMYTGHRIVKVFNRQQEAIEAFDKENERLYKAGSDAQFISGIIQPAMQFINNLNYVAVCVIGGIRVANGAISLGDVQAFIQYSRQFTQPITQTASIMNVLQSAVASAERVFELLDEEEEIPDTANPVVLKDVRGHVVFDNVSFRYKPEVPLIDAMDLDVKPGQTVAIVGPTGAGKTTLVNLLMRFYEIDGGSITIDGIDIRDMTRDGLRSIFGMVLQDTWLFDGSIRDNIAYGRENATDEQIAGAARAAYVEHFVKTLPDGYNTQLGDDASNISQGQRQLLTIARAFLADPEILILDEATSSVDTRTEVLIQKAMARLMKDRTSFVIAHRLSTVRHADTILVMNSGRIVEQGNHESLIAKRGFYYELYNSQFAGAYDEAV
- a CDS encoding ABC transporter ATP-binding protein; translation: MTGLLRFLKPYWKQLTLVMALLLIQAISNLYLPDLNADIINNGIAKGDTGHILRTGGFMLLVTFLLAGCSIISIYWGSRTAMSFGRDVRSAIFRKVQSFSQTEVDQFGTPSLITRNTNDVQQMQMVVLLGLNMMISAPIMCIGGIIMSLRQDVPLSTSIIVIVPVMGVIIGIITARALPLFKSMQVKIDRLNQVVREKLSGMRVIRAFVKTDYEARRFDEANRDLTSTALKINRMFALMMPVLMLIMNLSAAAIIWFGARRVDSGAMPIGNLTAFLAYTIQILMSVMMAVIMFVMIPRAVASAQRIQAVLETQPSVEDPQRPVEIGSTEGTVEFRDVEFTYPGAEAPVLKAISFSGRPGEVVAIVGGTGCGKSTLINLIPRLYDVTGGSLMVDGVDVRELSQDALRERIGFISQKAFLFSGTVASNLRYGNEDATDEELWHALEVAQGKGFVSEMPDQLQAPVAQGGTNLSGGQKQRLAIARALVKRPEIYVFDDSFSALDFKTDAQLRAALRDVVRNSTVFIVAQRVSTIMNSDRIIVLDNGMIAGIGTHQELMERCEVYSEIVHSQLSEEEIA
- a CDS encoding MarR family transcriptional regulator — translated: MHTEECGNMPFVELDGVDPVSLRVFHVLFRTMRFHRQLMFKMLSEKEVYPGQVGCLWIISSNDGIAQRDLARRLHVARPTVTVMLQKMEKAGIITRRNDDDDQRLTRIYLTEAGRKLQNEMNLVLADFIKIGIGQMPADDQLEFERLLSVLSSNISKKL
- a CDS encoding C69 family dipeptidase, producing the protein MKQNRTTAFVACIVAMLVALGSSAILACTDVVVGKNASVDGSTMTSHTVDEGGGPGPLYDCRIRVIPGKTYPAGSTVPIYDQLCEVGPDSPLKKVGEIPQVEKTYSYIHAAYPFMNEHGLAIGETTISQRPELTPSERAILTIEQLEAVALQRCKTAREAIKLIGALAEKYGFQSSCSDMGECITLVDGKEAWVLELFGAGPFWVPESGKPGATWAARRVPDDEVCVVPNVSRIGVIDETSPDFIVCKDYKSMAIENDWYDPNSGKPFSITEAYTAPTGYWSAESIWTRNRLWYIYSRLCPSQAWDHDAPLSSYPFSVKAEKKVSVQDIIAFQRSTFEGTENSLADLPVWFVPDGNGGKVKSPLATPFINADLAALLGFTNERPIARYKCGHGWVAQVRDFAADPIRTCLWYYNDNPANSIHVPIYNGVTELPASWGTCNKEQYSRNSAWWAFATVDLLASVRYQDAVKDIVAAREPVEANFFAMQPVVEKVAGELAAKDPAAASRFITDYTAMCLTRAEALYWDLADLLFTKYNNNRF